The sequence GTTTTGGGATGAAGATATGGGCAGTAAGGTTAGCTGCAAAATATATTTTGAAGGTTATCTATTCAAGAAGATTAACAGCCCCTTAGTTTTAGCTTTAAATGAAGTAAATCGAGTTTTTGAGCATCCCAAAATAGCCCTAGATTTTCTGCCAATGCTGCGATTTTGGCACGAACAAGCACGGGCAGTTGACGTTTGGCAAAAGCTCAGAATTTTGGTTGTTCATACTACAGAAATTTATATTCCGCTAAAGCTGAATCAATCTCCTTTCAATGTTGGGGTATCCATTAGGTTGCCACAGTTTTCAAGCGAACAGGTGCAAGATTTGGCACAGCGTTATGGACTTGATTGGAGCGATAATGTAGAGACTCTTTCCCCTGCGTTAACATACCGCAAAGCTTATGCATCTCTCCTGATGGAAATGATGGGCGGACATCCCTATTTGGTAAGCGTAGCACTTTATCACCTGCGTCGAGGAGCGATGACATTAGAGGCGTTATTGCAAGTGGCTCCTACACCGTCTGGGATTTACAGCGATCATCTACGGGGTCATTTGGCAATGCTTCAAGATGAACCACAATTAGCATCAGCTTTGCAACAGGTTGTGACTGCTGACAAGAGGGTGCAATTAGAAGCGATCGCTGCCTATAAGCTAGAAAGCATGGGATTGATTCAGATGGATGGGGATCGGGCAAGTCCTAGCTGCCAGCTATATCGTCTCTATTTTCGCTCCCAGTTAGGAGAGAAAAAGGAATGCTAATATAAGCCCAAAAATACTAATCAATGAAATATCAAGTCGGCGGTAGTTTAACTAGCAAAGCACCCAGCTATGTAGAGCGAATTGCGGATACCCAACTCTACGACGCCTTAAAACAGGGTGAGTTTTGCTACGTCCTCAATTCCCGGCAAATGGGTAAATCTTCTCTGCTGGTGAGAACGCGCCATCGCTTGCAACAAGAAGGGTTTAAATGTACTGCTGTAGATATGACTAATATCGGCAGTGAAATTATTACGCCGACTCAGTGGTACAAGGGAATTGTTGCCGATCTGTGGTCGGGTTTTAACTTGTTAGAAAAACTTAATTTGAAAGCTTGGTGGCGAGAGCAAGAAGATATCTCCCTACTCCAAAGGTTGAGCCGATTTCTTGCCGATTTGTTATTGGTTCAATTTCCGAATGAAAGACTATTTATCTTTATTGATGAAGTTGATAGCATTTTAAGTTTGGATTTTCCGGTCGATGACTTTTTTGCCTGGATTCGGTTCTGCTACAACCAACGAGCCATCAATCCAGAATACAGACGGATTACTTTTGCAATTTTTGGTGTAGCAACCCCAAGCGATCTAATTGTCGATAGAAATCGTACCCCCTTTAATATTGGGAAAGCGATAGAACTAACTGGCATTCGACTGCACGAAGCTCAGCCATTGGTGAAAGGATTAGAGGTAAAAAAAGGAAACTCGCAAACCGTTTTAAAAGAAATATTAGCCTGGAGTGGAGGGCAACCCTTTCTCACTCAAAAGTTGTGTAACTTGGTCGGGAATCTTGTTGACACGCGATTGAGCGAGTCTGAGACGATGAACAGCGTTCTGACCATTCCCCCAGGAAATGAAGCGTTTTGGGTAGAAAACCTGGTGAAGACACGCATCATTCACAAATGGGAAAGCCAAGATGAACCAGAGCATTTAAAGACAATACGCGATCGCCTCTTACGAAACGAACGAAAAGCGGGACGATTGCTCGGAATTTATCAGCAAATCCTGCAAGGCAGGAAATTACCAGCCGATGACAGCCAAGAACAAATCGAATTACTGCTATCGGGTTTAGTCGTAAAACACGAAGGTTACTTGCAGGTAAAAAACCGAATTTATCAAGAAGTATTTAATCTCAAATGGGTAGAGAAACAATTAGAGCAACTGCGCCCTTACTCTCAAGCCTTCGATGCTTGGATTGCTTCAAAACAAAAGGATGCATCGCGGCTGTTGCGCGGGCAAGCTTTAAAAGATGCTCAAATGTGGGCGCTGGGAAAAAGCTTGAGCGACTTGGATTATCAATATATCGCTGCCAGTCAAGAACTCGATCGCAAAGAAGTCCAACTGATTCTAGAAGCAGAACGCACCAAAGAAGTGGAAGCGCGATTAAAAGAAGAACAAAGACGATTAAATCAAGAAAAAGAAGCTGCCAAACGCCAAAAAATCTTGCTGTTTGCAGTCAGCGTGGCATTTTTTATTGCCTGCGGATTAGGAGTAATAACTTATTTTCAGTATCGCCGTGCAACAGAAAGCGAACGTCAAGCTAGGATTAGCGAAATTCGAGCGATCGCATCTTCTTCTGAGGGATTGTTTGCCTCAAACCAAGGATTAGACGCTCTGATAGAAGCCATCAAAGCTAAACGAAAATTACAAAGATTAGGATTGGCAGATTCCAGTATCGATCGCACAGTTGAAAATGCACTCAGACAAGCCGTTTATCAAGCAGATGAATACAACCGTTTTTCCGGGCATCAAGCGGCTGTGATGGCAGTCGATATCAGTCCTGATAGCAAGCTAATTGCCTCGGCAAGCGTAGATAAAACCGTTAAACTTTGGCGACGAGATGGAACGGAAATTGCCACTCTCACAGGTCATCAAGCGATCGTTCGCAGAGTCAAATTTAGCCCAGACGGTCAGCTAATTGCTTCTGGAAGCGACGATGGTACTGTAAAACTTTGGAAGTTGGACGGCACTTTGCTAAAAAATTTTCAGGGTAACAGTCTTGCCGTGTGGGGAGTTGCTTTTAGTCCTGACGGTCAAATAATTGCCTCTGCAAGTCAGGATAACACTGTGAAACTCTGGAAGTTAGACGGTACTTTGTTAAAAACTTTTCCAGCTCGTACTGGTAGTGGTAGTACCTTAACTTCAGTCGCATTTAGTCCCGATGGTGAAATAATTGCATCCACAAGTGGAGATAAAACAATAAAACTCTGGAAACTTGACGGTACTTTGCTGAGGACACTTGTAGGTCATACTGCTGTCGTATCTTCAGTGGCGTTTAGTCCCGACGGTAAAACAATTGTTTCGGTAAGTGGAGACAAAACCATAAAAGTTTGGAAGCTTGACGGTACTTTGCTGAGGACGCTTGTAGGTCATACTGCTGTCATATCTTCAGTGGCGTTTAGTCCTGACGGCCAAAAAATCGTCTCTGGAAGTCGCGATAAAACTGTCAAAATTTGGAATATTGACGGCACAGAACTGACTACCTTCAGCGGTCACAGCGCGTCGATTTGGGATGTAGCTTGGAGTCGCGACGGCAGCTTTATTGCTTCGGCGGGTGCAGAAAATACCGTCAGATTGTGGGAAAGTAAAAATCCCTTACAGACAACTATTACTGCCCATAAAGGTGCAATTTGGGGAATCGATATCAGTGCTGATAGTTCTACGATCGCTACTTCTAGCGAGGACGGTACAGTTAAACTTTGGAGTCGGGAAGGCAAATTGTTGGCGACTTTCACTGGAGAAAACTCGGTACTCTATGGTGTTGGTGTTGCTAGCAGTGCGGATGGCAAGTTAATTGCTGCTACCAGAAACGACGATAAGGTGAATATTTGGGAGCGAAATGGGAAAGCGATCGCAACTTTAACAGGTCATCAAGCTAACGTCTTTACAGTCGCTTTCAGTCCAGACGCTCAAATTATTGCTACGGGAAGCCTGGATAACACAATTAAGCTTTGGCGGCGCGACGGTACATTATTGCATACCATGACCGGACATCACACTCCTGTTTGGCAGGTAGCATTTAGTCCCGACGGTCAGTTAGTTGTCTCCGCCGGAGGAGACAGTACTGTAAAGTTGTGGAAGCTTGACGGTAGTTTAGTGAGAACTTTCCCAGGTCACACTACGGCAGTTTGGAGACTTGCTTTTAACCGTCAAGGTAATATCATCGCTTCTAGCAGTGGAGATAAAACCGTTAAGCTTTGGACAATTGACGGTAAATTACTCAGAACGCTTTCAGGTCACACAGCAGCAGTGTGGGGAGTGGGGTTTAGTCCCGACAGTCAAATTATTGCTTCTGGCGGTGTAGACAACACGGTGAAGTTGTGGAAACTCGACGGTACGGAACTAACCACGCTTAGGGGCCACACTGCGGCAATTAGGGGAGTAGCGTACAGTCCTGACGGAAAGTTTGTCGCTTCCGTCGGTGAGGATAACACGCTGAATCTGTGGAATGTGGAGCGAATTCTCCATCTGGATTTGTTAAGTTATGGTTGCAATTGGGTACGGGATTATCTGCGGACGAATGCAGATGTGGAGGAAAGCGATCGCTTTCTTTGTGATGGAATTCAATCCTGATTTACATCAGGTATTCACCATAAAATAATCCCTTGACCTCAGATGGCGCTGAGATTGTAGCACGACAATGCGGCGATTAAGGTTTCAGCTCCCATGCTATCGACTGGCTTAGAAAACAAATATCCTTGCCCAGATTCGCATCCCATCGTCCGGAGTTGTTGCATCTGTTGAGCCGTTTCGATGCCCTCCGCGGTGACATCCATTCCCAAATTATTCGCCAGGGTCACAATCGCCCGGACAATCGATAAACTTTCGCCACCGATACCCATCCGGCTAATAAAAGAACGGTCAATCTTCAAAGTATTGATCGGAAAATGAAATAACCGGCTTAAAGAAGAATAGCCGGTACCGAAGTCATCAATCGATAGCTCAATGCCAAGGACTCTCAAATATTCCAGCATCGCGATCGCATCTTCATTGTCTGCGATCGCGCTTTCGGTAATCTCTAACTTTAAACTGTAGGGATCGCACTCTGTATTCCGCAAAATCTGGTCAATCTTTTCAATTAAATCAGGTTGCAAAAACTGCCTGCCAGACAAATTGACGCTCATTTTCAGTCCCCGTTGGTTCGGAAATGCCGACTGCCAGTGTTGCAACTGACTGCAAGCCTCTCGCAGCACCCACTCACCTATCGGCAGGATCAGCCCCGTTTCTTCCGCCACGGGGATAAACTGCTCTGGGGAAACTAAACCGCGTGTGGGATGCTGCCAGCGCACCAACGCCTCGAAGCCAGAAATTTGACCCGTTGCCAGCGATACAATCGGCTGATAGTGCAGCCGTAACTCTTGGCGTTCCAGAACGTGTCGCAGATCCGTCTCCATCTGCAATCGGGCAACTGCTTGGTGGTGCATGGTCTTGTTAAACACCGCATACCGCGCCCTCCCCAGCGTCTTTGCTCGATACATGGCAATGTCGGCATCGCGCAGGATGTCTTCTGCCTGGTCATAGCCCAGCATACTCAAAGCAATGCCAATACTGACGGTGCTGAATACTTCTTGCCCCTCGATCTGCAATGGTTTTCGCAGTTCCCTTTGCAATCGATTGGCAATCCGAGTGACTTGGCTTAGGTCTGGTAAATCTGCTAGCACGATGGCAAACTCGTCTCCACTTAACCGCGCTACGGTATCTTCTGGGCGCACCGCTGCCTGGAGAATTTTAGCGATCGCTACCAGCAATTGATCTCCAGCGACGTGTCCCAGGCTATCGTTAATCACCTTAAATCGATCGACATCCAAAAACAGGACGGCAAATAAATAGTCCTGGCATTGATTCGCCCGTTCCAGGGTTTGTCGCAACCGCTCCATAAAAAAAGCTCGGTTGGGCAAACCTGTCAAAGCATCGTGATAAGCTGCATGGAATAATTGCGTCTCGACTTGCTTGCGCTGGCTAATATCCCGTTGAATTGCTAGGTAATGGGTAATCTCATCTTGTTCATTTTTGATGGGTTCGATGTGCCACTCGTTGTAAAACTCCGTGCCATCTTTGCGATAGTTAATCGCTTCGCCATAAAATACTTTCCCCTCGGACAGAGTTTGCCGCAGTCGGTCGAGAAGCCTCCGATCGGTTTTTGGTCCTTGCAAAATCCTCGGTGATTTACCGATGACTTCCTCTGGGATGTAGCCAGTCATTCTCGTAAACGCGCGATTGACAAAGACGATTTCTGGACCGGGAAACATTAAGTGAGTGGAAGTAATTGCGATCGCATCTTCCGCAAATTCAACCGCTGCCGCCAGTTGTCGTAACCTTTCGTCGGTTTTTTGCCGTTCCGTAATGTCAATCGCCACACCCACTAAACCAACCACTTCACCTGTTTCATTTTTCAAGGGGGTCGTGCGGTTTTCGTACACTAGATTGCCTAGAGAGGTAATCCAGGTCGCCTCTTTTCCTGCCAAAACGTTGCGAATATTGGCTAAGATGTCAGGCTGGTCTTTGTAAAGGTCAAAGATCGACTGCCCGATTGCCTCACCGGCTTTCAATCCGAGAGCCTCTAGCCCCTTGCCTTCAGAAAGCGTAAAAATCCCATTGCGATCCAGGGCATACAAGATAATCGGTGCATTTCCAACGCTGGCGCGTAGCAGCTGTTCATTACCTAATCCCAATGAACTGAGGCAATGTTGTGGCGATACACTCATACTCAAACAGCCGCCCTTCTTAGCGTTATCAATCCGTTCACATCGCATCGTCCCGATCCTCTGGGATTGGGAGATAGGTTTCTGCTTGATAAGTTCCATATTTTTTCACTAGAATTTTTCTAATATTTATTTACTATTTCTTAATATTTCCGGCTTGGGATCATCTGCTACCGAATCAGTGCATCCCTAGCCATTCATTACGCAACTTGAGAGGGAGCCATCGGGAGGGGTGTTGCAGATTCGGAACACTGCTGTAGCGGAATTTCTAAAATAAACTCTGTCCCTTGTCCGGGCGTTGACAGACACTTCAATTGACCTCCATGACGCTCCACGACCACTTGGTAGCTAATAGACAACCCCAACCCAGTCCCTTCTCCTACAGGTTTGGTCGTAAAAAAGGGGTCAAAGATGCGTTTTTGGACGGATTCAGGAATGCCGCCACCATTATCTGCAATCCGGATGACCACTTGATTTTTGTTGTTAAGGGTCGTGCAAATCCGAATCGTCGGTAAGGGGGAAGGGGTGATGGGGAATGAGCGATCGCAACTTTCTTCTCCATGACTCATCACCCATGAAGCCTGAACGGTTTCCCGTTCCAGAGCATCAATGGCGTTGCTCAGGAGATTCATAAAGACCTGATTGATCTGCCCAGCGTAGCACTCGACCTGGGGTAAGTCGCCGTATTGTTTGACAATCAAAATGCCTGGTTTTCCTCCCTGCGGCTTCAATCGATGCTGCAAGATCAACAGGGTACTGTCGATGCCTTCATGCAAATCCACCGGCTTTTTCTGGCTCTCATCATGACGGGAGAAATTCCGCAAGCTCAGGACAATTTGGCGAATGCGTTCCGCCCCCATTTGCATAGAATCCAGTAGTCTTGGGAAATCTTCAACCAGAAACTCCCAATCCATTGCCTCGGCTTCTGTTTGAATTTCTGCTGCTGGCTGAGGATAGTGCTGCTGGTAGAGGTTTAACAAATGCAGCAAATCTTGGGCATACTGCAAAGCCGGGGTCAAATTCCCATAAATGAAGGAGACAGGGTTATTAATTTCATGAGCAACACCCGCCACTAACTGCCCCAAACTAGACATTTTTTCGCTTTGGATCAACTGGGTTTGGGTTTTCCGCAGCCGATGCAGAGCTTGTTTAAGTTTGGTCGTTTTTTTCCTTAATTGTGCTTCTGATTTTTGTAATGCTTCCTCAGCTTGCTTGCGTTCGACCAGTTCGGCTTCCAGTTGCTCAAATAGCGTCGATTGCTGAATTGCGATCGCTAGCTGCACACTAAGCTGTTTGAGCAATTCCACTTCCGATGCCTGCCATTGCCTGGTTCCGGTGCAGTTTTGGGCAACGAGCAGCCCCCATAATTGAGGGTTGGATGAGGAGTAAGGGTTGGATGAGGAGTGAGGAGTGGATGAGGGAACAGGGCTGGTTGAGGTGTGAGGGCTGAGGAAGAGTCCTTTCACTTCCGTCTTGTTTTGCACAATGGGGACGACCAGACTGGCTTTTACCTGAAACTGTGCTAGCCAATCAATCTGACACTGACTGAGATTTGCTGTGTCGATATTCTCAATTGCTTGAATCTCACCTTGTTGGTAGAGAGAAAGGTGATTTTCCCCAAAACATCGGCTGTGAATCTGGGTTCCCAAACTCTCCGCCCAACCTGTGCCCACTGATTCTACAGCCCCAACACCACACCCATCTGAATGCAAGCGGTAGATCGTTACTCGGTCGGTGTTGAGAAATTGCCGGACTTGCGATACAGCCGTTTTCAGGACTTCTTCCAGGTTCAGAGACTGGCGGATGCGCTGATTCATCGTTCTGAGCAGGCGTTCTCCGGTCGCTTGCTGCCACAACGCTGTTTCTACCTGCTTGCGACCTGTAATATCCATCACCGTCCCAGCCACT comes from Coleofasciculus sp. FACHB-1120 and encodes:
- a CDS encoding AAA-like domain-containing protein, whose protein sequence is MKYQVGGSLTSKAPSYVERIADTQLYDALKQGEFCYVLNSRQMGKSSLLVRTRHRLQQEGFKCTAVDMTNIGSEIITPTQWYKGIVADLWSGFNLLEKLNLKAWWREQEDISLLQRLSRFLADLLLVQFPNERLFIFIDEVDSILSLDFPVDDFFAWIRFCYNQRAINPEYRRITFAIFGVATPSDLIVDRNRTPFNIGKAIELTGIRLHEAQPLVKGLEVKKGNSQTVLKEILAWSGGQPFLTQKLCNLVGNLVDTRLSESETMNSVLTIPPGNEAFWVENLVKTRIIHKWESQDEPEHLKTIRDRLLRNERKAGRLLGIYQQILQGRKLPADDSQEQIELLLSGLVVKHEGYLQVKNRIYQEVFNLKWVEKQLEQLRPYSQAFDAWIASKQKDASRLLRGQALKDAQMWALGKSLSDLDYQYIAASQELDRKEVQLILEAERTKEVEARLKEEQRRLNQEKEAAKRQKILLFAVSVAFFIACGLGVITYFQYRRATESERQARISEIRAIASSSEGLFASNQGLDALIEAIKAKRKLQRLGLADSSIDRTVENALRQAVYQADEYNRFSGHQAAVMAVDISPDSKLIASASVDKTVKLWRRDGTEIATLTGHQAIVRRVKFSPDGQLIASGSDDGTVKLWKLDGTLLKNFQGNSLAVWGVAFSPDGQIIASASQDNTVKLWKLDGTLLKTFPARTGSGSTLTSVAFSPDGEIIASTSGDKTIKLWKLDGTLLRTLVGHTAVVSSVAFSPDGKTIVSVSGDKTIKVWKLDGTLLRTLVGHTAVISSVAFSPDGQKIVSGSRDKTVKIWNIDGTELTTFSGHSASIWDVAWSRDGSFIASAGAENTVRLWESKNPLQTTITAHKGAIWGIDISADSSTIATSSEDGTVKLWSREGKLLATFTGENSVLYGVGVASSADGKLIAATRNDDKVNIWERNGKAIATLTGHQANVFTVAFSPDAQIIATGSLDNTIKLWRRDGTLLHTMTGHHTPVWQVAFSPDGQLVVSAGGDSTVKLWKLDGSLVRTFPGHTTAVWRLAFNRQGNIIASSSGDKTVKLWTIDGKLLRTLSGHTAAVWGVGFSPDSQIIASGGVDNTVKLWKLDGTELTTLRGHTAAIRGVAYSPDGKFVASVGEDNTLNLWNVERILHLDLLSYGCNWVRDYLRTNADVEESDRFLCDGIQS
- a CDS encoding AAA-like domain-containing protein; the encoded protein is MNVDEVLEAVEKVLLSRQLTPIEQLILRRSWLGDDYREMAQDSAYSIPHLKEVGSQLWQALSAVLRQRVTKKNLHLLVNLHQQNSTGEQQNRVQELPTDTEIEHNFSDNILASETETEQKFPGGPVPLDSPLYINRPPIEELAYTEITQPGCLLRIKAPKQMGKSSLLIRILARATDVGYKTVSLDFQETDEAIFTSLDKFLRWFCANVSRQLDLKPRLDEFWDEDMGSKVSCKIYFEGYLFKKINSPLVLALNEVNRVFEHPKIALDFLPMLRFWHEQARAVDVWQKLRILVVHTTEIYIPLKLNQSPFNVGVSIRLPQFSSEQVQDLAQRYGLDWSDNVETLSPALTYRKAYASLLMEMMGGHPYLVSVALYHLRRGAMTLEALLQVAPTPSGIYSDHLRGHLAMLQDEPQLASALQQVVTADKRVQLEAIAAYKLESMGLIQMDGDRASPSCQLYRLYFRSQLGEKKEC
- a CDS encoding PAS domain S-box protein, with product MASQQGTLGKFHTLNQHPEAGGLCDRVLATMPGGLVILDASSTKPSIVYCNPAFEKITGYTSAEVIGRDCCFLQGVDTDQDAIEQIRHALHVAQECRVALKNYRKDGTPFWNELIIAPVWDASGKLTQFLVFQTDITKRKLAEQQPQAALQQSETRLGLALNAASMGVWEWEKQTGQLTWSANAESLLGFPPGSFGSTYEAYLKCIHPEECDRVTEAIAQIVEASRTEDLAGRLFSIEHRLLCPDGAVRWVAVTGTLFCDQTHTPTRVAGTVMDITGRKQVETALWQQATGERLLRTMNQRIRQSLNLEEVLKTAVSQVRQFLNTDRVTIYRLHSDGCGVGAVESVGTGWAESLGTQIHSRCFGENHLSLYQQGEIQAIENIDTANLSQCQIDWLAQFQVKASLVVPIVQNKTEVKGLFLSPHTSTSPVPSSTPHSSSNPYSSSNPQLWGLLVAQNCTGTRQWQASEVELLKQLSVQLAIAIQQSTLFEQLEAELVERKQAEEALQKSEAQLRKKTTKLKQALHRLRKTQTQLIQSEKMSSLGQLVAGVAHEINNPVSFIYGNLTPALQYAQDLLHLLNLYQQHYPQPAAEIQTEAEAMDWEFLVEDFPRLLDSMQMGAERIRQIVLSLRNFSRHDESQKKPVDLHEGIDSTLLILQHRLKPQGGKPGILIVKQYGDLPQVECYAGQINQVFMNLLSNAIDALERETVQASWVMSHGEESCDRSFPITPSPLPTIRICTTLNNKNQVVIRIADNGGGIPESVQKRIFDPFFTTKPVGEGTGLGLSISYQVVVERHGGQLKCLSTPGQGTEFILEIPLQQCSESATPLPMAPSQVA
- a CDS encoding EAL domain-containing protein — translated: MRCERIDNAKKGGCLSMSVSPQHCLSSLGLGNEQLLRASVGNAPIILYALDRNGIFTLSEGKGLEALGLKAGEAIGQSIFDLYKDQPDILANIRNVLAGKEATWITSLGNLVYENRTTPLKNETGEVVGLVGVAIDITERQKTDERLRQLAAAVEFAEDAIAITSTHLMFPGPEIVFVNRAFTRMTGYIPEEVIGKSPRILQGPKTDRRLLDRLRQTLSEGKVFYGEAINYRKDGTEFYNEWHIEPIKNEQDEITHYLAIQRDISQRKQVETQLFHAAYHDALTGLPNRAFFMERLRQTLERANQCQDYLFAVLFLDVDRFKVINDSLGHVAGDQLLVAIAKILQAAVRPEDTVARLSGDEFAIVLADLPDLSQVTRIANRLQRELRKPLQIEGQEVFSTVSIGIALSMLGYDQAEDILRDADIAMYRAKTLGRARYAVFNKTMHHQAVARLQMETDLRHVLERQELRLHYQPIVSLATGQISGFEALVRWQHPTRGLVSPEQFIPVAEETGLILPIGEWVLREACSQLQHWQSAFPNQRGLKMSVNLSGRQFLQPDLIEKIDQILRNTECDPYSLKLEITESAIADNEDAIAMLEYLRVLGIELSIDDFGTGYSSLSRLFHFPINTLKIDRSFISRMGIGGESLSIVRAIVTLANNLGMDVTAEGIETAQQMQQLRTMGCESGQGYLFSKPVDSMGAETLIAALSCYNLSAI